The Erythrobacter sp. HL-111 DNA segment AGGTCGTTCAAAAATCGTCCGTCGCAGGGGCGCCGTCGTCGGCGGTCGTGCCGGTGAAGGGCGCGGGCAGCACGGCGCAGGCGGTCACCTGGCCGGTCAGCGCCCGCACGATCTCCGCGCGCGTGGCACCGGGCATGGTGGTCAGCGGCAATTCGGTCGCGAAGGCCTGGAAGACGTAGTGCCGCGTTTCGCCCAGAGGCGGGTTGGGCAGCAGCCATTCCGAATTGCCGGCCGCGTTCTTGCCGGTGCGCGGCGGGGTCTCGCCTTCGAGCAGCTTGCCCTTCTGCCCGGGCAGGCCCCAGACGAGCCAGTGGCACTGCGGCTCCTCGCCCGGGCTCGAGGCGTCCTCGACCAGGATCACGATCTCCTGCGAGCCCGGCGGCGGCGCGCTCCATTCGAGCGGCGGCGCGACCGCGTCCTCCTCCTTGGCGGTGAAGCACGGGTCGAGTTCGTCCCCGGCGGCGAAGGCTGGGCTGGTCAGCGCGAAGCCGCCCCTGGCGAGCGTCTTCTCATCGCCGAGCGCGGCGATGGCGAGCCCGGGATGGCGCGCGCCCGCGGGCAGTTTCCCGGCGAGCCATTGCGGTAATCCTGTCATGACAGAGTCGCTTTCATTCCTGCTTGCTAGTGCGGTTGCCCGCCCGATACGAGGCGCGGGCGGCCCCTTTTGCCCCGGTTTCTGCGGAAAACTTCGCAATCTGCCGGGCCGTGGGAGCGATCGCGGCCTCGATACCACCCTCGGCCCCCGGCGAAAACCGGCTCGCGGCTTGCCCCGCGCCGCGCGGCATTGCATGAAGGGCGCTTC contains these protein-coding regions:
- a CDS encoding YbhB/YbcL family Raf kinase inhibitor-like protein, whose translation is MTGLPQWLAGKLPAGARHPGLAIAALGDEKTLARGGFALTSPAFAAGDELDPCFTAKEEDAVAPPLEWSAPPPGSQEIVILVEDASSPGEEPQCHWLVWGLPGQKGKLLEGETPPRTGKNAAGNSEWLLPNPPLGETRHYVFQAFATELPLTTMPGATRAEIVRALTGQVTACAVLPAPFTGTTADDGAPATDDF